A window from Acidobacteriota bacterium encodes these proteins:
- the rpsJ gene encoding 30S ribosomal protein S10, translated as MATAFSEKIRIRLKAYDYRLLDQSTTEIVDTAKRTGARLAGPVPLPTELNKWTVLRSPHVDKKSREQFEIRTHKRLIDIFEPTSQTVDALMKLDLPAGVDVEIKAFGKEHK; from the coding sequence ATGGCCACAGCGTTCAGTGAGAAGATCCGCATCCGCCTGAAGGCGTACGACTACCGGCTGCTCGACCAGTCGACGACCGAGATCGTCGACACGGCCAAGCGCACGGGCGCGCGTCTGGCTGGGCCGGTGCCCCTGCCGACCGAGTTGAACAAGTGGACGGTGCTGCGGTCGCCGCACGTGGACAAGAAGTCGCGCGAGCAGTTCGAGATCCGGACGCACAAGCGGCTGATCGACATCTTCGAGCCGACGTCGCAGACGGTGGACGCGCTGATGAAGCTGGATCTGCCGGCCGGCGTCGACGTCGAAATCAAGGCGTTCGGCAAGGAACACAAGTAA
- the rplP gene encoding 50S ribosomal protein L16, with protein MLMPKKVKYRKQQRGRMRGLAWRGSTLSFGDYALVSLEPCWLTDRQIEAARVALARGIKRGGKIWIRVFPDKPITKKPQETRMGKGKGAPEAWVAVVKPGRVLFEMEGVSVGEARDAMRLAQAKLPMKTRFATRFGQEQAS; from the coding sequence ATGTTGATGCCCAAGAAGGTCAAGTACCGCAAGCAGCAGCGGGGCCGGATGCGCGGCCTGGCCTGGCGCGGGTCCACGCTGTCGTTCGGCGACTACGCGCTCGTGTCGCTCGAGCCGTGCTGGCTGACCGATCGGCAGATCGAGGCGGCGCGCGTCGCGCTCGCGCGCGGAATCAAGCGCGGCGGCAAGATCTGGATCCGCGTGTTTCCGGACAAGCCAATCACCAAGAAGCCGCAGGAGACGCGCATGGGCAAGGGCAAGGGCGCGCCCGAGGCGTGGGTGGCCGTCGTCAAGCCGGGCCGGGTGCTGTTCGAGATGGAAGGCGTGTCGGTGGGCGAGGCCCGCGACGCGATGCGGCTCGCGCAGGCCAAGCTGCCGATGAAGACGCGGTTTGCGACGCGGTTCGGGCAGGAGCAGGCGTCATGA
- the rplF gene encoding 50S ribosomal protein L6 — MSRIGRKPIPVPKGVTVTVHSDAVEVKGPKGALTQRLPPGVSFSQSGAELRADMVREDPALKKYFGLARSLVANAVAGVTDGFKKELDIVGVGYRAEVKGKQVVFALGYSHPVVFDIPPGIDVTIDKQTHVTVTGIDRQLVGQVAADIRRLRKPDPYKQKGVRYTGEVLKKKVGKTGA, encoded by the coding sequence ATGTCTCGAATTGGCAGAAAACCCATCCCGGTGCCGAAGGGCGTCACGGTGACGGTGCATTCGGATGCCGTGGAAGTGAAGGGGCCGAAGGGCGCGTTGACGCAGCGCCTTCCGCCGGGCGTCTCGTTCTCGCAGAGCGGCGCCGAGCTGCGCGCCGACATGGTTCGCGAGGACCCGGCGCTGAAGAAGTACTTCGGGCTGGCGCGCAGCCTGGTCGCCAACGCGGTGGCCGGCGTGACCGACGGCTTCAAGAAGGAGCTCGACATCGTGGGCGTCGGCTATCGCGCCGAGGTGAAGGGCAAGCAGGTCGTCTTCGCGCTGGGCTATTCGCACCCGGTGGTGTTCGACATCCCGCCCGGCATCGACGTGACGATCGACAAGCAGACGCACGTGACCGTGACGGGCATCGATCGGCAGCTCGTCGGGCAGGTCGCCGCCGACATCCGGCGTCTGCGCAAGCCCGATCCGTACAAGCAGAAGGGCGTGCGCTACACCGGCGAAGTGCTGAAGAAGAAGGTCGGCAAGACGGGAGCCTAG
- the rplV gene encoding 50S ribosomal protein L22: MAAAQATSRYIRSSAQKAGLVLALIRGADVGKALATLRFSRKLVARDIEKTLRSAIANVQQKDGFGGDVDRLYVARCWAGQGPSMKRTRPAPMGRAFRIVKRMTHLTVEVAERPARAASPVRGARGSRAKAGGTSDHTNA, translated from the coding sequence ATGGCCGCGGCGCAGGCGACGTCGCGGTACATCCGGAGCTCGGCGCAGAAGGCCGGGCTCGTGCTGGCGCTCATCCGCGGCGCGGACGTCGGCAAGGCGCTCGCGACGCTGCGCTTCTCGCGCAAGCTCGTGGCGCGCGACATCGAGAAGACGCTGCGATCCGCGATCGCGAACGTGCAGCAGAAGGACGGGTTCGGCGGCGACGTCGACCGGCTCTACGTGGCGCGTTGCTGGGCGGGTCAGGGGCCGAGCATGAAGCGGACGCGGCCGGCGCCCATGGGCCGTGCGTTCCGGATCGTCAAGCGGATGACGCACCTGACCGTCGAGGTGGCGGAGCGGCCGGCGCGGGCGGCGAGCCCGGTGCGCGGCGCGCGCGGGAGCCGGGCGAAGGCCGGCGGCACGTCGGATCACACGAACGCCTGA
- the rplN gene encoding 50S ribosomal protein L14: MVQMRSILDVADNSGARKIAVINPIGGSTGRYARIGDIVTASVKEATPDATVKKGQVVKAVIVRTRKELRRKDGSYIRFDRNAAVLINNDGEPIGTRVFGPVARELRERRFMKIISLAPEVL; encoded by the coding sequence ATGGTGCAGATGCGATCGATTCTCGACGTCGCGGACAATTCCGGCGCGCGCAAGATCGCGGTGATCAACCCGATCGGCGGATCGACCGGCCGCTACGCGCGGATCGGCGACATCGTGACGGCGTCGGTCAAGGAAGCGACGCCGGATGCGACCGTGAAGAAGGGCCAGGTAGTCAAGGCGGTGATCGTCCGCACCCGGAAGGAGCTGCGCCGGAAGGACGGCTCGTACATCCGGTTCGATCGGAACGCCGCGGTGCTGATCAACAACGATGGCGAGCCCATCGGGACGCGCGTGTTCGGGCCGGTGGCCCGCGAGCTGCGCGAGCGCCGGTTCATGAAGATCATCTCGCTCGCGCCGGAGGTGCTGTAG
- the rpsH gene encoding 30S ribosomal protein S8 — protein sequence MTDPIADMITRIRNAVHARHPRVDIPASRLKADIARILEQEGYVAAVKVVEAEDAVRPSLRITLKYGPRGENVISGLERVSRPGRRVYLGRDEVPKVMGGLGTSILTTSRGVMTGRDAERVGVGGEVLCNVW from the coding sequence ATGACTGATCCGATCGCAGACATGATCACGAGAATCCGCAACGCGGTGCACGCGCGGCATCCGCGCGTCGACATCCCGGCGTCGCGCCTGAAGGCGGATATCGCCCGGATCCTCGAGCAGGAAGGCTACGTGGCGGCCGTGAAGGTGGTGGAGGCCGAGGACGCGGTGCGTCCGTCGCTCCGGATCACGCTCAAGTACGGGCCGCGCGGCGAGAACGTGATCTCGGGCCTCGAGCGCGTGAGCCGGCCGGGCCGGCGGGTGTACCTCGGACGTGACGAGGTGCCGAAGGTGATGGGCGGCCTGGGGACGAGCATCCTGACGACGTCCCGCGGCGTGATGACGGGCCGCGACGCCGAGCGCGTCGGCGTGGGCGGCGAGGTGCTCTGCAACGTGTGGTAG
- the rplB gene encoding 50S ribosomal protein L2, which yields MPIRTYRPTSAGRRFQTVQTFDDITASEPHKPLVEKLHRSGGRNNRGELTAWWRGGGHKRNYRVIDFKRDKFNIPGKVSTIEYDPNRSSRIALITYADGEKRYILHPLGLKVGDPVMSGETVDILPGNCLPLRAIPLGTMIHNVELKQGKGGQIARSAGAAVQLVAKEGDYASVKMPSGEIRLISVECLATVGQVGNLDHENVSIGKAGRSRWLGRRPHVRGVAMNPVDHPLGGGEGKTSGGRHPVTPWGVPTKGYKTRRNKRSDRFIVARRKK from the coding sequence ATGCCGATTCGCACGTATCGACCGACCTCCGCCGGTCGCCGGTTCCAGACCGTGCAGACCTTCGACGACATCACGGCGAGCGAGCCGCACAAGCCGCTCGTCGAGAAGCTCCACCGATCGGGCGGCCGCAACAACCGCGGCGAGCTGACGGCCTGGTGGCGCGGCGGCGGACACAAGCGGAACTATCGCGTGATCGACTTCAAGCGCGACAAGTTCAACATCCCGGGGAAGGTCTCGACGATCGAGTACGACCCGAACCGGTCCTCGCGCATCGCGCTCATCACGTACGCGGACGGTGAGAAGCGCTACATCCTGCACCCGCTTGGCTTGAAGGTCGGCGATCCGGTGATGTCCGGTGAGACCGTCGACATCCTGCCGGGCAACTGCCTGCCGCTGAGGGCGATCCCGCTTGGGACGATGATTCACAACGTCGAGCTCAAGCAGGGCAAGGGCGGTCAGATCGCGAGGTCGGCGGGCGCGGCCGTGCAGTTGGTCGCCAAGGAAGGCGACTACGCCTCCGTGAAGATGCCGTCGGGCGAGATCCGGCTCATCAGCGTCGAGTGCCTGGCGACGGTGGGCCAGGTGGGCAACCTGGATCACGAGAACGTCTCGATCGGCAAGGCCGGCCGGAGCCGCTGGCTCGGCCGGCGGCCGCACGTGCGCGGCGTCGCGATGAACCCGGTCGACCATCCGCTGGGCGGCGGCGAAGGCAAGACCTCGGGCGGCCGGCATCCGGTCACGCCGTGGGGCGTGCCGACCAAGGGCTACAAGACGCGGCGCAACAAGCGCAGCGACCGCTTCATCGTGGCGCGTCGGAAGAAGTAG
- the rplE gene encoding 50S ribosomal protein L5, translating to MTRLRSRYVNEVQPALRKEFGFANVMAVPKITKIVINMGLGEGTQNAKIVDAGADELAKITGQRASIRRATKSVAQFKVRKNMPIGAMVTLRGDRMYEFLDRLIAIALPRVRDFRGVSARGFDGRGNYTLGLRDQLMFPEIDYLKVDKARGMNISVVTTATTDEQARRLLQLMGMPFRQN from the coding sequence ATGACCCGCCTGAGATCGCGCTACGTGAACGAGGTGCAGCCGGCGCTCCGCAAGGAGTTCGGCTTCGCCAACGTGATGGCCGTGCCCAAGATCACGAAGATCGTGATCAACATGGGGCTCGGCGAAGGGACGCAGAACGCGAAGATCGTCGACGCCGGAGCGGACGAGCTGGCGAAGATCACCGGCCAGCGCGCGTCGATTCGTCGCGCGACCAAGTCGGTCGCCCAGTTCAAGGTCCGCAAGAACATGCCGATCGGCGCGATGGTCACGCTGCGGGGCGACCGGATGTACGAGTTCCTGGACCGGCTGATTGCGATCGCGCTGCCCCGCGTGCGCGACTTCCGGGGCGTGTCGGCGCGCGGGTTCGACGGCCGCGGCAACTACACGCTGGGCCTGCGCGACCAGTTGATGTTCCCCGAGATCGACTATCTCAAGGTGGACAAGGCGCGCGGCATGAACATCTCCGTCGTGACGACGGCGACGACCGACGAACAGGCGAGGCGGCTGCTCCAGTTGATGGGCATGCCGTTCCGGCAGAACTGA
- the rpmC gene encoding 50S ribosomal protein L29, with translation MKVTDLLTELRGLPEEDLRQRARDLDEKIFRLRLQKAMGQSEAGHKIRPLRRESARVRTILREKGVGEA, from the coding sequence ATGAAGGTGACCGATCTGTTGACGGAGCTGCGCGGGCTGCCGGAGGAGGACCTCCGCCAGCGGGCCCGCGATCTGGACGAGAAGATCTTCCGGCTGCGGCTGCAGAAGGCGATGGGGCAGTCGGAGGCCGGCCACAAGATCCGGCCGCTGCGCCGTGAATCGGCGCGGGTCCGGACGATCCTTCGGGAGAAGGGCGTCGGAGAAGCGTGA
- the rplC gene encoding 50S ribosomal protein L3 has translation MVSGIIGRKVGMTQVFETDGTVVPATVIKAGPCVVVQAKTAQTDGYEAVQLGLVDERPAKANKATVGHHKRANVPPTALRREMKVVKGAEAPKPGDQVLVNMFNAGDRVDVVAASRGKGFQGVMKRHHFAGGAATHGSMFHRAPGSIGASSFPSRVVKGMRAAGRMGGGRVTTRNLKVVGVDVERHLLVLRGAVPGAPGGVVVVRRAVAAKPEPQVQVVKKKGKK, from the coding sequence ATGGTCAGCGGAATCATCGGTCGCAAGGTGGGGATGACCCAGGTCTTCGAGACGGACGGGACCGTCGTGCCGGCGACCGTCATCAAGGCCGGGCCGTGCGTCGTCGTGCAGGCCAAGACGGCGCAGACGGACGGCTACGAGGCCGTGCAACTCGGCCTCGTGGACGAGCGGCCGGCGAAGGCGAACAAGGCGACGGTCGGACATCACAAGCGCGCGAACGTGCCGCCGACCGCTCTGCGGCGGGAGATGAAGGTGGTCAAGGGCGCTGAGGCGCCCAAGCCCGGCGATCAGGTGCTCGTGAACATGTTCAACGCCGGCGACCGCGTGGACGTCGTCGCCGCCAGCCGCGGCAAGGGGTTCCAGGGGGTCATGAAGCGGCATCACTTCGCCGGTGGCGCGGCGACGCACGGCTCGATGTTCCACCGGGCGCCCGGGTCGATCGGCGCATCGTCGTTTCCGTCGCGCGTCGTGAAGGGCATGCGCGCGGCCGGCCGGATGGGCGGCGGGCGCGTGACGACGCGCAACCTGAAGGTCGTCGGCGTGGACGTCGAGCGCCATCTGCTCGTGCTGCGCGGCGCCGTGCCGGGCGCGCCCGGCGGCGTGGTGGTGGTGCGGCGGGCGGTCGCGGCGAAGCCGGAGCCGCAGGTGCAGGTCGTCAAGAAGAAGGGCAAGAAGTAG
- a CDS encoding 50S ribosomal protein L24, whose translation MGRPAGALKKNDNVVVITGRDAGKRGRVLRVIADKGRVVVEGVNMIKRHTRPNPQRNIKGGIVEREAALHASNVQLVCPECGAKTRVGRRQLEDGRRVRYCVKCNGVVDK comes from the coding sequence ATGGGGCGACCGGCTGGAGCGCTGAAGAAGAACGACAACGTCGTCGTCATCACGGGCCGGGACGCCGGCAAGCGCGGCCGCGTGCTGCGCGTGATCGCGGACAAGGGCCGCGTCGTGGTCGAGGGCGTGAACATGATCAAGCGGCACACGCGGCCGAACCCGCAGCGCAACATCAAGGGCGGGATCGTCGAGCGCGAAGCCGCCCTGCACGCGTCCAACGTGCAGCTCGTCTGCCCGGAGTGCGGGGCGAAGACGCGCGTGGGCCGGCGGCAGCTCGAGGACGGCCGGCGCGTGCGGTACTGCGTGAAGTGCAACGGAGTCGTGGACAAATGA
- the rpsC gene encoding 30S ribosomal protein S3: MGQKVHPYGFRLGFNKTWRSRWYADKDYAKLLHEDLKLRGELKSRFAHAGVARIDIERAANKLKVDIHTSRPGIIIGRKGTEVDKLRQELHKTTGREVFINILEIQKPELDAQLIAESVAMQLEKRVAFRRAMRKAVESALRFGARGIKVRVSGRLNGAEIARSEWYLHGQLPLQTLRADIDYGFAEAYTTYGAIGVKVWLYKGERLSPRTGREEEYRQPRRAARG; the protein is encoded by the coding sequence ATGGGGCAGAAGGTTCATCCCTACGGCTTCCGGCTGGGGTTCAACAAGACGTGGCGGTCGCGGTGGTACGCGGACAAGGACTACGCGAAGCTGCTGCACGAAGACCTGAAGCTGCGCGGCGAGCTGAAGTCGCGCTTCGCGCACGCGGGCGTCGCGCGCATCGACATCGAGCGGGCGGCCAACAAGCTCAAGGTCGACATCCACACGTCGCGGCCCGGCATCATCATCGGACGCAAGGGCACCGAGGTGGACAAGCTCCGGCAGGAGCTGCACAAGACGACCGGCCGCGAGGTGTTCATCAACATCCTCGAGATCCAGAAGCCCGAGCTCGATGCGCAGCTCATCGCCGAGTCCGTGGCGATGCAACTCGAGAAGCGCGTCGCGTTCCGCCGTGCGATGCGGAAGGCGGTCGAGTCGGCGCTCCGGTTCGGCGCGCGCGGCATCAAGGTGCGCGTGTCTGGGCGGCTGAACGGCGCCGAGATCGCGCGGTCCGAGTGGTATCTGCACGGGCAGTTGCCGCTCCAGACGCTCCGGGCGGACATCGACTACGGCTTCGCGGAGGCCTACACCACCTACGGCGCGATCGGCGTCAAGGTGTGGCTCTACAAGGGCGAGCGGCTGTCGCCGAGGACCGGGCGCGAGGAAGAGTACCGGCAGCCAAGGCGCGCGGCGAGAGGGTAG
- a CDS encoding type Z 30S ribosomal protein S14: MATIAKSVKDLKKSAKYGIRHRNRCGKCGRPRAYMRKFALCRLCFRELALRGEVAGVIKSSW, translated from the coding sequence ATGGCGACGATTGCGAAGAGCGTCAAGGACCTGAAGAAGTCGGCCAAGTACGGCATCCGGCACCGGAACCGGTGCGGCAAGTGCGGCCGGCCGCGCGCCTACATGCGCAAGTTCGCGCTGTGCCGGTTGTGCTTCCGCGAGCTCGCGCTGAGGGGCGAGGTCGCGGGCGTCATCAAGAGCAGCTGGTAG
- a CDS encoding 50S ribosomal protein L18: MRTKKDRRERIRLRQRKRIHGTAERPRLAVFRSASHIYAQVVDDLAGHTIASASSIEPSLKSVFSGDVRGGNKAGAEAIGRVISERLKAKGITRVVFDRGGNLYHGRIQAVAEAARKAGLEF; the protein is encoded by the coding sequence ATTCGGACGAAGAAGGATCGGCGGGAACGCATCCGGCTGCGGCAGCGGAAGCGGATTCACGGTACGGCGGAGCGGCCGCGTTTGGCGGTGTTCCGATCGGCCAGCCACATCTACGCCCAGGTGGTCGACGATCTCGCGGGGCACACGATCGCCTCGGCGTCGAGCATCGAGCCGTCGCTGAAGAGCGTGTTTTCTGGCGACGTGCGGGGCGGCAACAAGGCCGGCGCCGAGGCCATCGGCCGCGTGATCTCGGAGCGGCTGAAGGCCAAAGGCATCACGCGCGTCGTGTTCGACCGCGGCGGGAACCTGTATCACGGGCGGATCCAGGCCGTGGCCGAGGCCGCGCGCAAGGCCGGGCTCGAGTTCTGA
- a CDS encoding 50S ribosomal protein L23, whose amino-acid sequence MKLTDVIRRPLVTEKTTIARETAAVAVFEVARDATKIDVKRAVEKLFGAKVASVRTGIAHGKFKRQGRFVGQRPDWKKAWVRFKPGEKLPEFLEGA is encoded by the coding sequence ATGAAGCTCACCGACGTCATCCGCCGGCCGCTCGTCACCGAGAAGACGACGATCGCCCGCGAGACGGCCGCCGTCGCGGTGTTCGAGGTGGCGCGCGACGCCACGAAGATCGACGTGAAGCGCGCGGTCGAGAAGCTGTTCGGCGCGAAGGTCGCGTCGGTTCGGACCGGGATCGCGCACGGAAAGTTCAAGCGTCAGGGGCGGTTCGTCGGCCAGCGGCCCGACTGGAAGAAGGCCTGGGTCCGCTTCAAGCCGGGCGAGAAGCTGCCGGAGTTCCTGGAGGGGGCCTGA
- the rpsE gene encoding 30S ribosomal protein S5, protein MAQSREKIDPSELELKDTVVSISRVTKVVKGGKNLSFSALVVVGDGHGVVGFGIGKAKEVPSAIKKAIESAKKSLIRVPMAGSTIPHPVLGRFGAGSVLLKPAPDGTGIIAGGAVRAVVESAGIHNVLTKSLGSANGHNVVRATFAALTDLRDPSSVARLRGKDVDELVGAGAAAR, encoded by the coding sequence ATGGCGCAGTCTCGCGAGAAGATCGATCCGTCGGAGCTCGAACTCAAGGACACGGTCGTGTCCATCAGCCGGGTGACGAAGGTCGTCAAGGGCGGCAAGAACCTGAGCTTCAGCGCGCTCGTGGTCGTCGGCGACGGCCACGGCGTGGTCGGGTTCGGGATCGGCAAGGCGAAGGAAGTGCCGTCTGCGATCAAGAAGGCGATCGAGTCGGCGAAGAAGTCGCTCATTCGCGTGCCGATGGCCGGGTCGACCATCCCGCACCCGGTGCTCGGCCGGTTCGGGGCCGGCAGCGTGCTGCTCAAGCCGGCGCCGGACGGCACCGGCATCATCGCGGGCGGGGCGGTCCGGGCGGTCGTCGAGTCGGCCGGCATCCACAACGTGCTGACGAAGTCGCTCGGGTCGGCGAACGGCCACAACGTCGTGCGCGCCACCTTCGCGGCGCTGACGGACCTTCGCGATCCGTCGTCGGTCGCGCGGTTGCGGGGCAAGGACGTCGACGAGCTCGTCGGCGCGGGCGCGGCGGCGCGGTAG
- the rplD gene encoding 50S ribosomal protein L4 → MKLDVVNSQNQKIDSLDLNDAVFAGLVKTDLIWESVVHQNASERRGTHMTKNRALVSGSGKKPYRQKGTGRAQVGSTRTPLWRHGGTVFGPQPRSYAYAIPRKVERGALRAALASRLQEGAVTVVDALEAAEIKTKAAAELLRRLGASGRTLVVDVKLDDKFNRSARNIAGITLVASGRLTARDVVGARRIIATRAALERLQEVLA, encoded by the coding sequence ATGAAACTCGATGTCGTGAACTCGCAGAACCAGAAGATCGACTCGCTCGACCTGAACGACGCGGTGTTCGCGGGGCTCGTCAAGACCGACCTCATCTGGGAGTCGGTGGTGCACCAGAACGCGTCCGAGCGGCGCGGCACCCACATGACGAAGAACCGCGCGCTCGTCAGCGGGAGCGGCAAGAAGCCCTATCGTCAGAAGGGCACGGGCCGCGCGCAGGTCGGGTCGACGCGGACGCCGCTCTGGCGGCACGGGGGCACGGTGTTCGGCCCGCAGCCGCGCAGCTACGCGTATGCGATCCCGCGGAAGGTCGAGCGGGGGGCGCTGCGCGCGGCGCTGGCGTCGCGGTTGCAGGAAGGCGCCGTCACGGTCGTCGACGCGCTCGAGGCCGCCGAGATCAAGACCAAGGCCGCAGCCGAGCTGCTGCGCCGGCTCGGCGCGAGCGGGCGCACGCTCGTCGTGGACGTGAAGCTCGACGACAAGTTCAACCGGTCGGCGCGCAACATCGCCGGCATCACGCTCGTGGCGAGCGGCCGTCTCACGGCGCGCGACGTCGTGGGCGCGCGCCGGATCATCGCGACGCGCGCGGCGCTCGAGCGGCTGCAGGAGGTGCTCGCATGA
- the rpsS gene encoding 30S ribosomal protein S19, producing MGRSLKKGPFIDLHLLEKVEAMNRESDRKVIKTWSRRSTVTPEMVGHTIAVHNGKKFIPVYITENMVGHRLGEFAPTRFFKGHTTKAEKAAQVAAAGASPAGGRGGA from the coding sequence ATGGGCAGATCACTCAAGAAAGGGCCGTTCATCGATCTTCACCTGCTCGAGAAGGTCGAGGCGATGAACCGCGAGAGCGACCGCAAGGTCATCAAGACCTGGTCGCGGCGGTCGACCGTCACGCCAGAAATGGTGGGCCACACGATCGCCGTGCACAACGGCAAGAAGTTCATCCCGGTCTACATCACCGAGAACATGGTGGGTCACCGGCTGGGCGAGTTCGCGCCGACGCGCTTCTTCAAGGGCCACACGACGAAGGCCGAGAAGGCCGCGCAGGTCGCGGCGGCGGGCGCGTCTCCCGCCGGCGGAAGGGGAGGCGCGTGA
- the rpsQ gene encoding 30S ribosomal protein S17 codes for MAKAEIVGTVVSNKMAKSVVVTVERQVRHDTYGKRQRLTSRFMAHDEESTAKVGDRVALVPSRPLSRRKRWVVTRIVERAKEI; via the coding sequence ATGGCAAAGGCGGAAATTGTCGGCACGGTCGTCAGCAACAAGATGGCCAAGAGCGTGGTGGTCACGGTCGAGCGGCAGGTGCGGCACGACACGTACGGCAAGCGGCAGCGGCTGACCTCGCGCTTCATGGCCCACGACGAGGAGAGCACGGCGAAGGTGGGTGACCGCGTGGCGCTCGTGCCCTCCCGGCCGCTCTCGCGCCGCAAGCGCTGGGTCGTGACGCGCATCGTCGAGCGGGCGAAGGAGATTTAG